In Apium graveolens cultivar Ventura chromosome 10, ASM990537v1, whole genome shotgun sequence, the following are encoded in one genomic region:
- the LOC141691492 gene encoding uncharacterized protein LOC141691492, with the protein MTNEMKRNGESLDDVRVMEKLLCSQTRKFDYVVTSIEESKDLSIISIDEIVGSLQAHEQRMNQYDDASYLEKVLQSKVSIGDSSRSSSSVHERGGFRGGYRGGRGRGRQSFNRVYDSEGYQPYNRGQNFRGRERAKEDKDVGSAIFLTYKGGKDGKKNVWYLDSCVSNHMSGHKDLFTEIDETVTGEVTFGDFSKIPVKRKGTITIVTKNGEKM; encoded by the exons ATGACAAATGAGATGAAAAGAAATGGTGAAAGTCTCGACGATGTTCGCGTCATGGAAAAATTACTTTGTTCACAGACAAGAAAATTTGATTATGTTGTTACATCTATCGAGGAGTCAAAAGATCTTTCCATAATTTCAATTGACGAGATCGTAGGTTCTCTTCAAGCCCACGAGCAGCGAATGAACCAATATGATGATGCAAGCTATTTGGAAAAGGTGTTGCAAAGTAAGGTATCCATTGGTGACAGTTCTAGAAGTAGCAGTTCTGTACATGAAAGAGGTGGCTTTAGAGGTGGCTATCGAGGTGGACGAGGACGTGGAAGACAGTCTTTCAATAGAGTCTATGATTCTGAAGGTTATCAACCATATAATCGTGGTCAGAATTTTAGAGGCCGGGAAAGAG CAAAAGAAGATAAAGATGTTGGTTCTGCTATATTTCTCACTTACAAGGGAGGCAAGGATGGCAagaagaatgtttggtatcttgatTCTTGTGTGAGCAATCACATGTCTGGCCACAAGGATTTATTTACGGAGATAGACGAGACAGTCACAGGAGAAGTTACTTTTGgtgatttttcaaaaattccGGTCAAAAGGAAAGGTACAATTACGATTGTGACAAAGAATGGTGAGAAAATGTGA